In one Angustibacter luteus genomic region, the following are encoded:
- a CDS encoding uracil-DNA glycosylase, whose product MTTSRDPHPVTGREFASPVPPGTGWPGDPATARTPRAAQSADVVRLAGSARDVGTLDARISVCRACPRLVEWREDVARDGRRAAFADQPYWGRPGPGFGDPAPRLLVVGLAPAANGTNRTGRMFTGDRSGDWIYAALHRAGYAKVPWSRHAGDGQQLDGARIVAAVRCAPPGNKPTGEERATCAPWLDADVRLALPTLRAVLALGAIGFEAFLAAARRTGWAVARPAPRFGHGVQVPLVTPDGRVVPLLASYHVSQQNTFTGRLTEPMLDDVLARVRTLTG is encoded by the coding sequence GTGACGACCTCGCGCGACCCGCACCCGGTGACCGGGCGGGAGTTCGCCTCGCCCGTCCCGCCCGGCACCGGCTGGCCGGGCGATCCGGCGACCGCACGCACGCCTCGGGCGGCGCAGTCGGCGGACGTCGTCCGGCTGGCCGGGTCGGCCCGGGACGTCGGCACGCTCGACGCCCGGATCAGCGTGTGCCGGGCCTGCCCGCGCCTCGTCGAGTGGCGCGAGGACGTGGCCCGGGACGGCCGCCGGGCCGCGTTCGCCGACCAGCCGTACTGGGGCCGGCCCGGTCCCGGCTTCGGCGACCCCGCCCCGCGGCTGCTGGTGGTCGGGCTGGCGCCGGCTGCGAACGGAACCAACCGCACCGGCCGGATGTTCACCGGTGACCGCAGCGGCGACTGGATCTACGCGGCGCTGCACCGGGCCGGCTACGCGAAGGTGCCGTGGTCGCGGCACGCCGGCGACGGGCAGCAGCTGGACGGCGCGCGCATCGTCGCTGCGGTGCGCTGCGCACCGCCGGGCAACAAACCGACCGGCGAGGAGCGGGCCACCTGTGCGCCGTGGTTGGACGCCGACGTCCGGCTCGCGCTGCCGACCCTGCGCGCGGTGCTGGCGCTCGGCGCGATCGGCTTCGAGGCGTTCCTGGCGGCGGCCCGGCGGACCGGCTGGGCGGTGGCGCGGCCGGCGCCGCGGTTCGGCCACGGCGTGCAGGTGCCGCTGGTCACCCCGGACGGGCGCGTCGTCCCGCTGCTCGCCAGCTACCACGTGAGCCAGCAGAACACCTTCACCGGCCGGCTCACCGAACCGATGCTGGACGACGTCCTGGCCCGGGTGCGGACGCTGACCGGGTAG
- a CDS encoding glycine cleavage system protein R has translation MSLLAVTVLGHDRPGIVADTTAALAELGGNLEDSTMTLLRGHFAMLLLVRTGAGAPAVRDALAGLSADGRLTVDVRDVPDLELHAARAAGRPYVLSVHGADRPGIVGALTGVVAGARGNVTDLTTRLSGDLYVLVAEVTLPADVDVELVQSALRSTADELGVDVSLRPLETDEL, from the coding sequence ATGAGCCTGCTCGCCGTCACCGTGCTCGGGCACGACCGTCCCGGCATCGTCGCCGACACCACCGCCGCGCTGGCCGAGCTCGGGGGCAACCTCGAGGACTCGACCATGACGTTGCTGCGCGGCCACTTCGCGATGCTGCTGCTGGTGCGCACCGGCGCGGGCGCGCCCGCCGTCCGGGACGCCCTGGCGGGGCTGTCCGCCGACGGACGGCTCACCGTCGACGTCCGGGACGTGCCCGACCTCGAGCTGCACGCCGCGAGGGCGGCCGGGCGGCCGTACGTGCTCAGCGTGCACGGCGCGGACCGGCCCGGCATCGTCGGCGCGCTGACCGGGGTGGTGGCCGGGGCCCGGGGGAACGTCACCGACCTGACCACGAGGCTGTCGGGTGACCTGTACGTGCTCGTCGCCGAGGTCACGCTGCCCGCCGACGTGGACGTCGAGCTCGTCCAGTCCGCGCTGCGCAGCACCGCCGACGAGCTCGGGGTGGACGTGTCGCTGCGGCCGCTCGAGACCGACGAGCTGTGA
- a CDS encoding peptide deformylase has product MSEASAGWRLPALPPGAVRDVVRAPGRVLAEPGTDVDPADPEVVQLAADLLATQAVSPGCVGLAAQQVGVAWRVFSVDVSGHPKTRTCHGAFVLCNAVVLEGSRWERGREGCLSVPDLTGDVKRARRLVVRGLLPVTGEVVTVTTDAFEAVALQHEIDHTDGALFLDRVAGAHALHPRQNYR; this is encoded by the coding sequence GTGAGCGAGGCCTCGGCCGGGTGGCGCCTACCGGCGCTGCCCCCCGGTGCGGTGCGGGACGTCGTCCGGGCTCCCGGGCGGGTGCTGGCCGAGCCGGGCACGGACGTCGACCCCGCCGACCCTGAGGTCGTGCAGCTCGCCGCCGACCTGCTGGCCACCCAGGCCGTCTCGCCCGGGTGCGTCGGGCTGGCCGCCCAGCAGGTCGGGGTGGCCTGGCGGGTGTTCAGCGTGGACGTGTCCGGCCACCCCAAGACCCGGACCTGCCACGGGGCGTTCGTCCTGTGCAACGCGGTGGTGCTGGAGGGGAGCCGGTGGGAGCGCGGTCGGGAGGGCTGCCTGTCGGTGCCGGACCTGACCGGCGACGTGAAGCGGGCCCGGCGCCTTGTGGTGCGGGGGTTGCTGCCGGTCACCGGCGAGGTCGTCACGGTGACCACCGACGCGTTCGAGGCGGTGGCGCTGCAGCACGAGATCGACCACACGGACGGTGCCCTGTTCCTCGACCGGGTGGCCGGCGCGCACGCCCTGCACCCGCGGCAGAACTACCGGTAG
- a CDS encoding Bax inhibitor-1/YccA family protein → MSNPVFERMKDDRGYATFGPSGATKTGSTTASVPPAYSTPSADELQTMYSSPAATTVDTGRMTYDDVVVKTAIVFVAVLVGAAVGWQAPVLMWPGLIGGLVLGLVNSFKKSPSPALIIAYGLFEGAFLGGISMYFNEAYPGIVGQAVLATLGVFAVVLVGFRSGKLRTSPKLNKIFFVAIGGYIVFGLVNLMFSAFGGGSDLRSGGLGLAIGAFAVILASYSLVMDFEFIRAGVEQGAPAKFAWYGAFGLIVTLVWLYIEILRILAILRGD, encoded by the coding sequence ATGAGCAACCCGGTGTTCGAACGGATGAAGGACGACCGCGGCTACGCGACGTTCGGTCCGTCCGGCGCGACCAAGACGGGCTCGACGACCGCATCGGTGCCGCCGGCGTACTCGACCCCGTCCGCCGACGAGCTGCAGACCATGTACTCCTCGCCGGCCGCCACCACGGTCGACACCGGCCGCATGACCTACGACGACGTCGTGGTGAAGACCGCGATCGTGTTCGTCGCGGTGCTGGTCGGTGCCGCGGTCGGCTGGCAGGCGCCGGTCCTGATGTGGCCGGGTCTGATCGGTGGCCTCGTCCTCGGCCTGGTGAACTCGTTCAAGAAGAGCCCGAGCCCGGCGCTGATCATCGCCTACGGCCTGTTCGAGGGCGCGTTTCTCGGCGGGATCAGCATGTACTTCAACGAGGCCTACCCGGGCATCGTGGGGCAGGCCGTGCTGGCCACCCTCGGCGTGTTCGCGGTGGTGCTCGTCGGGTTCCGCAGCGGGAAGCTGCGCACGTCCCCGAAGCTGAACAAGATCTTCTTCGTCGCCATCGGCGGGTACATCGTCTTCGGTCTCGTGAACCTGATGTTCTCGGCCTTCGGCGGCGGCTCCGACCTGCGCAGCGGCGGCCTCGGCCTGGCGATCGGCGCCTTCGCCGTCATCCTGGCGTCCTACTCGCTGGTCATGGACTTCGAGTTCATCCGGGCCGGCGTCGAGCAGGGTGCCCCGGCGAAGTTCGCCTGGTACGGCGCCTTCGGTCTCATCGTCACGCTGGTCTGGCTCTACATCGAGATCCTGCGGATCCTCGCCATCCTGCGCGGGGACTGA
- a CDS encoding DUF695 domain-containing protein, which yields MSFLRRKQPDGGRDEHSAIAAFWQWWTESGAALTAEAIAGRDPDAMVGALSERVDAIDPGLAWELGPGSDSSHVLVVTSEGNPDLRPLSRRWRMAAPAADPVWAYSDVRLPAPDVQDVVLRIGEVDLDAGSASADVRVSGTQIDVVVHHPRFPELPEDAQRTATFLLLDAVLGEADVETWVGQIAASELPALDPVPLVALRAVVADVQAQNTGPDGEPHWVMLNGTTPDGGAILASAQVPLRASTAPHLDTYVPVVVPFGDHTEQGLPGPASLVALRDLEDHLTVLLGESGRVVAHQSHDGVRILHLYVDGTTPAAEQVRAGVVGWDQGEVEVGVQLDPGWTSVAHLRT from the coding sequence ATGAGCTTCCTGCGGCGCAAGCAGCCGGACGGCGGCCGCGACGAGCACAGCGCCATCGCGGCCTTCTGGCAGTGGTGGACCGAGAGCGGGGCGGCGCTGACCGCGGAGGCCATCGCAGGCCGGGACCCGGACGCGATGGTCGGCGCGCTCAGCGAGCGGGTGGACGCCATCGACCCGGGACTGGCCTGGGAGCTCGGCCCCGGATCGGACAGCTCGCACGTCCTGGTGGTGACCAGCGAGGGCAACCCTGACCTGCGGCCGCTGTCGCGGCGCTGGCGGATGGCCGCGCCGGCCGCCGACCCCGTGTGGGCGTACTCGGACGTGCGGCTGCCGGCCCCCGACGTCCAGGACGTCGTGCTGCGCATCGGGGAGGTCGACCTGGACGCGGGCTCGGCGTCCGCCGACGTGCGGGTCAGCGGCACGCAGATCGACGTCGTTGTGCACCACCCGCGGTTTCCCGAGCTGCCGGAGGACGCGCAGCGCACCGCGACCTTCCTGCTGCTGGACGCGGTGCTCGGCGAGGCGGACGTGGAGACGTGGGTCGGCCAGATCGCCGCCAGCGAGCTGCCCGCCCTGGACCCGGTGCCCCTGGTCGCGCTCCGCGCGGTCGTCGCGGACGTGCAGGCGCAGAACACCGGCCCGGACGGCGAGCCGCACTGGGTCATGCTCAACGGGACGACCCCGGACGGCGGGGCCATCCTGGCCAGCGCGCAGGTACCGCTGCGGGCGTCCACCGCGCCGCACCTGGACACCTACGTGCCGGTGGTGGTGCCGTTCGGGGACCACACCGAGCAGGGCCTGCCCGGGCCAGCCTCGCTCGTCGCACTCCGCGACCTCGAGGACCACCTGACCGTGCTGCTCGGCGAGAGCGGTCGCGTCGTGGCGCACCAGTCGCACGACGGCGTGCGCATCCTGCACCTGTACGTCGACGGGACGACGCCGGCGGCCGAGCAGGTCCGGGCCGGCGTGGTGGGCTGGGACCAGGGTGAGGTCGAGGTCGGCGTCCAGCTCGATCCCGGCTGGACCAGCGTCGCCCACCTGCGCACCTAG
- a CDS encoding acetyl-CoA C-acetyltransferase has product MTEAVIVSTARSPIGRAFKGSLKDVRPDDLSATIVRAVLDKIPALDPATIDDLYLGCAEPSDEQGFNMARVVAVLAGLDGLPGSTVNRFCASSVQTTRMAFHAIKAGEGHTFISAGVECVSRYKKFAGAGGGEADTKNPAFAEAEARSIATATSNATWSDPREQGLLPDVYLSMGQTAENVATWRGVSRAEQDAWGVESQNRAEKAIADGFFAREITPVTTPRGTVVSADDGPRAGVTVEGVSGLQPVFREQGTITAGNCCPLNDGAAALVVMSDVRARELGLEPIARVLSTGVTALSPEIMGLGPVEASRQALSRAGLTIDDIDLVEINEAFAAQVLPSAADLGIDLDKLNVHGGAIALGHPFGATGARITTTLLNGLQSRDKTLGLETMCVGGGQGMAIVYERLS; this is encoded by the coding sequence ATGACCGAGGCCGTCATCGTCTCGACCGCCCGCAGCCCGATCGGCCGCGCGTTCAAGGGGTCGCTGAAGGACGTGCGACCCGACGACCTGTCCGCGACGATCGTCCGGGCGGTGCTCGACAAGATCCCGGCCCTCGACCCGGCGACCATCGACGACCTCTACCTCGGGTGCGCCGAGCCGTCCGACGAGCAGGGCTTCAACATGGCCCGCGTCGTCGCCGTGCTGGCCGGCCTGGACGGCCTGCCCGGCTCCACCGTGAACCGGTTCTGCGCCTCGAGCGTGCAGACCACCCGGATGGCGTTCCACGCGATCAAGGCGGGCGAGGGACACACGTTCATCAGCGCCGGGGTCGAGTGCGTGAGCCGCTACAAGAAGTTCGCCGGTGCGGGCGGCGGCGAGGCCGACACCAAGAACCCCGCCTTCGCCGAGGCCGAGGCTCGCAGCATCGCCACCGCGACGTCCAACGCCACCTGGAGCGACCCGCGCGAGCAGGGCCTGCTCCCGGACGTCTACCTGTCGATGGGTCAGACCGCCGAGAACGTCGCGACCTGGCGCGGGGTCAGCCGCGCCGAGCAGGACGCCTGGGGCGTGGAGAGCCAGAACCGCGCCGAGAAGGCCATCGCCGACGGGTTCTTCGCCCGCGAGATCACCCCCGTGACCACGCCGCGCGGCACGGTCGTCTCGGCGGACGACGGCCCGCGCGCGGGCGTCACGGTCGAGGGCGTGTCCGGGCTGCAGCCGGTCTTCCGCGAGCAGGGCACCATCACGGCCGGCAACTGCTGCCCGCTCAACGACGGCGCGGCCGCGCTCGTGGTGATGAGCGACGTCCGGGCCCGCGAGCTCGGGCTCGAGCCGATCGCCCGGGTGCTGTCCACCGGGGTCACGGCGCTGTCCCCCGAGATCATGGGCCTCGGTCCGGTCGAGGCGTCCCGCCAGGCGCTGTCCCGCGCTGGGCTGACCATCGACGACATCGACCTCGTCGAGATCAACGAGGCCTTCGCCGCCCAGGTGCTGCCGAGCGCGGCCGACCTCGGCATCGACCTGGACAAGCTCAACGTGCACGGCGGCGCCATCGCGCTCGGCCACCCCTTCGGCGCCACCGGCGCGCGGATCACCACGACACTGCTCAACGGCCTGCAGTCCCGGGACAAGACCCTCGGGCTGGAGACGATGTGCGTCGGCGGCGGTCAGGGCATGGCGATCGTCTACGAGCGCCTGAGCTGA